In Fibrobacter succinogenes, a single window of DNA contains:
- a CDS encoding Rpn family recombination-promoting nuclease/putative transposase gives MESARKQFEGQKYLDPKCDPAFRALFDSEDALVNFLNAILHLDGENTIQSLTYTVQQEEIFRLPEPYRVKFDIGARTKAGKRIDVEMQQLKLNDYVDRMMIYNAFLLLRSKNDYNKEIDFRNLPDAQKKKYRYKLPEIYSIWILDYPVQFMENVYRDEVCLYNLSSVGKEGCVPISTKNKYIIVDLTKFNKPKDKLENDEDRWLYILKNAGSSSSLPEFDNPTFEDALRRIECDSANDELLIRQANMKDFLYAYSDAIDESYEKGVVKGVEKGRADREKERVEAIKSLLVQKVAPDVIAKAYGIPVETVLSLKEK, from the coding sequence ATTGAAAGTGCCAGAAAACAGTTTGAGGGGCAAAAATATCTTGACCCGAAATGCGACCCGGCGTTTAGGGCTTTGTTTGATAGCGAGGATGCGCTTGTGAATTTTTTAAATGCAATTTTGCACCTAGATGGGGAGAATACAATTCAGTCTCTGACTTACACGGTTCAACAAGAAGAAATATTTCGTTTGCCCGAACCATATCGCGTCAAGTTTGATATCGGAGCTCGAACCAAGGCCGGAAAGCGTATTGATGTTGAAATGCAGCAACTTAAACTGAACGACTATGTTGACCGCATGATGATATATAATGCATTTTTGCTGCTGCGTTCAAAAAACGACTACAACAAGGAAATTGATTTTCGGAATCTTCCTGATGCCCAAAAGAAAAAATACCGTTATAAATTACCCGAAATCTATTCCATTTGGATTTTAGATTATCCTGTTCAGTTTATGGAGAATGTTTATCGTGATGAAGTCTGTCTTTATAATCTGTCTAGCGTTGGCAAAGAAGGTTGTGTTCCAATTTCCACGAAAAATAAGTATATTATTGTAGACCTAACCAAATTTAATAAGCCGAAAGACAAACTCGAAAACGATGAGGATCGTTGGCTTTACATTTTGAAGAATGCCGGTTCTTCAAGTTCACTGCCTGAATTCGATAATCCGACTTTCGAGGACGCCCTAAGGCGAATTGAATGTGACTCGGCAAACGACGAACTCTTAATCAGGCAGGCGAATATGAAAGATTTTCTCTACGCATATAGTGACGCTATTGATGAAAGTTATGAGAAAGGCGTTGTGAAAGGTGTTGAAAAAGGACGTGCCGATAGAGAAAAGGAAAGGGTTGAAGCTATAAAATCTTTACTTGTTCAAAAAGTTGCACCAGATGTTATTGCTAAGGCTTATGGAATTCCTGTTGAAACTGTTCTTAGTCTAAAAGAAAAGTAA
- a CDS encoding glycosyltransferase — MLNSQNIRVCQVLHGIVGGGSEQVVLNYCSRMRDIHFDLLYQYEPNPQILERFNEAGINCIQIPDKVHHPLKHLWMMYKLFKRGHYDVIHCHLDWFLNSYVCFIAMLAGVKKRIAHHHQAYSVRSLSQAEGPRIRLVSLPNHLIKKLLCFLLRVPCKLFATHWLACGEAAAINGWGKNAVKKGKVTILPNAIDPERFKFSECARREIRKQYGIKDDDFVIGHVGRFYPQKNHNFLIDVFSEVHKQKPNAKLLLLGDGPLQDNIRQKVGSLGLAEAVVFAGLQKDPAPFYSAMDVFVFPSLWEGLPLTLVEAQYSGLPCVVSENVTKEVFVTNFYDQLNCFKSKIWKSSIVCFDSVNRCCEIQSSKYDINVRYCELKKIYGKN, encoded by the coding sequence ATGCTTAATTCTCAAAATATTCGCGTTTGTCAGGTGCTGCACGGAATTGTGGGTGGCGGTTCTGAACAAGTTGTTTTGAACTACTGTTCGCGAATGCGCGACATTCATTTTGATTTGCTGTACCAGTACGAACCGAATCCGCAAATTTTGGAACGTTTCAACGAGGCTGGAATCAATTGCATTCAGATTCCAGACAAGGTGCATCATCCGCTAAAGCATCTATGGATGATGTATAAACTTTTTAAGCGTGGGCATTACGACGTTATTCATTGCCATTTAGATTGGTTTTTGAACAGCTATGTGTGCTTTATTGCAATGCTTGCCGGCGTGAAAAAACGCATTGCCCACCATCACCAGGCATATAGTGTAAGGTCCTTGAGTCAAGCCGAAGGGCCTAGAATAAGGTTGGTGAGCCTGCCGAACCACCTTATAAAGAAACTTCTTTGTTTTTTATTGCGTGTCCCTTGCAAACTTTTCGCGACGCATTGGCTAGCCTGTGGCGAGGCTGCTGCAATTAACGGATGGGGTAAAAATGCCGTAAAGAAAGGTAAGGTAACGATTCTCCCAAATGCGATTGACCCGGAACGATTTAAGTTTAGTGAATGCGCACGCCGTGAGATCCGCAAACAGTACGGAATAAAGGATGATGATTTTGTAATTGGACATGTGGGGCGATTCTATCCGCAAAAGAATCACAATTTTTTGATAGATGTATTTAGTGAGGTCCATAAGCAGAAACCGAATGCAAAATTGTTGCTACTCGGTGACGGACCTTTGCAAGATAATATTCGACAGAAAGTAGGATCTTTAGGTCTTGCAGAAGCTGTTGTATTTGCTGGACTCCAGAAAGATCCTGCTCCGTTCTATAGTGCTATGGATGTATTTGTTTTTCCGTCGTTATGGGAAGGGTTGCCGCTTACGCTCGTGGAAGCTCAATATTCGGGACTGCCGTGCGTGGTAAGTGAAAATGTGACGAAGGAAGTTTTTGTAACCAATTTTTATGACCAATTGAATTGTTTTAAATCGAAAATATGGAAGTCTTCTATAGTCTGTTTTGACTCTGTTAATAGATGCTGCGAAATTCAATCTTCTAAATATGATATAAATGTTCGTTATTGTGAACTGAAAAAAATATATGGGAAAAACTAA